A genomic region of Miscanthus floridulus cultivar M001 chromosome 3, ASM1932011v1, whole genome shotgun sequence contains the following coding sequences:
- the LOC136543889 gene encoding uncharacterized protein — protein MDRGSGLNIMYAKTFNEMGIDRTNLYPIRAPFHGIVPGRQAVPLGHIDLPITFGDQSNYRTETLTFNVVGFSRTFHAILGHPCYVKFMAVPNYTYLKLKMPGPHGVIIVGTSFRRAYECEVKCYGHASAVIASEELATLKEDVVEETPDAKRLSGSFELAEGSKEVLVDPSSSEGKKVHIGTVLSSE, from the coding sequence atggacagaggcagtggcctcaacatcatgtatgccaagacgttCAATGAGATGGGCATTGACCGAACGAACCTCtaccccatccgagcacctttccatggcatcgtgcctggtaggcaggcCGTACCACTGGGGCatatcgatctacccatcacttttggggatcagtccaattataggactgagacccttacTTTCAACGTGGTAGGGTTCTCcagaactttccacgccatccttggacatccatgctacgtgaagttcatggccgtccccaactatacatacctcaagctaaagatgccgggcccccacggggtcatcatcGTCGGCACCTCCTTTCGTCGTGCTTATGAGTGCGAAGTCAAATGCTACGGCCATGCCTCAgcagtcatcgcctccgaagagctcgccaccctcaaggaggaTGTCGTTGAAGAAACACCTGATGCAAAGAGGTTGTCCGGATCATTCGAATTAGCGGAagggtccaaggaggtcctcgtggaccctagcagctccgagggcaaaaaagtccacaTCGGAACcgtgctctcctccgaatag